One Danio aesculapii chromosome 11, fDanAes4.1, whole genome shotgun sequence genomic region harbors:
- the prxl2b gene encoding prostamide/prostaglandin F synthase, whose amino-acid sequence MASVNMTSLGANQLKNTTTGEMVEIGSLWREQTVVLFFLRRFGCQVCRWMAAEISKLEKDLKAHGVALVGIGPEETGVKEFKDGGFFKGDIYVDEKKQCYKDLGFKRYNAINVVPAAMGKKVREIASKASAEGIQGNFTGDLLQSGGMLIVAKGGEKVLLHFIQKSPADNPPLEEITKALGISANVQAGEKPQCNEDVCTR is encoded by the exons ATGGCGTCCGTAAACATGACCAGCTTAGGAGCCAACCAACTGAAAAACACTACGACTGGAGAG ATGGTGGAGATTGGTTCTCTGTGGCGGGAGCAGACAGTTGTTCTCTTCTTCTTGCGGAGGTTTGGCTGTCAGGTGTGCCGATGGATGGCAGCGGAGATCAGTAAACTGGAGAAAGACCTGAAAGCACATGGTGTTGCTCTGGTTGGCATCGGACCTGAGGAGACCGGAGTGAAGGAGTTCAAGGATGGGGGGTTCTTCAAGGGTG ACATCTACGTTGATGAGAAGAAACAGTGTTACAAAGATTTAGGCTTTAAAAG ATACAATGCCATCAATGTGGTTCCAGCTGCCATGGGGAAAAAAGTACGAGAAATTGCCTCAAAG gcGAGTGCAGAAGGAATTCAAGGGAACTTTACTGGAGATCTTCTTCAGAGTGGAGGCATGCTCATCGTCGCAAAAG GTGGAGAGAAAGTTCTGCTGCATTTTATCCAGAAATCGCCTGCAGACAATCCACCTCTAGAGGAAATCACTAAAGCTCTCGGGATCTCTGCGAACGTCCAGGCGGGGGAAAAACCACAG